Sequence from the Mixophyes fleayi isolate aMixFle1 chromosome 4, aMixFle1.hap1, whole genome shotgun sequence genome:
CTGAGACAGTGAATGCATCATATCTCACTGGTATAAACAGTTGTAACCCAAAAGTAGATGTCATCAAAATTTAGATGGGTGTTAATACAGTACACATCAATATCTGTGATACTAGCTTGTTTTCTAGCTTTCCCTCAATCAGTAAAAAAAACTACCTAAAGCaggggttgttttttttctgccaaAGCCCCAATATTTTACACTTTACTGGCTGGCAGCGATTATGTGAAATTATGTAACCAATGTCAAGAATCCCAAGTGCAGCTTGTCCAAGTACACAATAACCTCGCATGGTGTATGTTTGGATCCATATTCTAACAGCCCCATTCCTTTGCATACAAATGTACTTTAAGGAACAAACCTACATAAAGCAGACCCAACGTCTCTATAGCCAAAAGGCATAtgctgaaaaagaaaaataataggtTTGCTTGTTTTGGTGGATAATCATATCCTTACTCTCTGGTAATTTTGTTCCTTTTGAATCTGTTCCACTTGCTCTATGAGTTGTCGTACACGCAGCTGGAGCTCACTCAGTTTGTCCTTGGCAGCAATCTGGGCATAATCATTGGCATGTTCCCCAACTTGAATATCAAGGTGAACCCTCTGCAGAGAAAGCAAACATTTCAAAGAACGTTGAATCATGCAAGAagtgaggaataaaaaaaataaataaaaatgaacgtATAAAGTCAAATGAGAGAAGCTTGTTTttcataaaatgtttatattcaaTATGGTTAAGATACTGAACACATATGGAGCATTTCAATGCCCAAGACTTCTGTGAAACAGTCATAAGTTAACTATTTGCTGTGTTTTTCCTAACAAAGACATGCCTTGTGGAAGGGTGAAAACTAGATATCAATAGTAGAGTCTCAGAGAGTTTCTTCTATATCCAtttccatttccatttttttttttaatcctaaaCAGAAGTTGCTCCACCTGAAACAAACAACATCTACAACATTTTAATGATGTATCCTGTTATTTGAAAtgggtatatacatatattcatcaTTTACAGGGGTGGCTGAAGGCTCATGACAACACCACTGTTCTATTGAACATATAGACAGGACACATGCAAGGCCAGTGATGTCTCAGCTTTTTGCTTGTAAAAAGTGTTCTAAAGACGCGAGTGTGGCATCAGCTATCTAAAATTGTGTGAAGTTGTGATTGCCTAAAATCGCGACATTCTCCATTTAAGACTAGCTCCAGTAAAGTAGTATTCCCATTCCTTCTCTTTGCCAATTGGATAACCAGCGTGAGATTTGATCAGTGTATACCAAATCTTCACTGACTGGACAAGATAAGGTTAGTGGAGATTAAACGCACATAATATACTAGGAAGAGATAGAACTTGGGGTGagaaattaacaaaaataatggTGGAGGGGCGTGGTTCAGCACATTTACTTTGCTAatgcaatgtattttactttcacTCTACATATCAGAAGCCTTTAAATTTGGGGTTAATTGGTTGCTTAGCTTTCAATACAAGACATATCTACATACAAGGAAAGAACATTATCCTTTGTGTGCATCCACTGTATTTGCTCTGCAGTAGATGTGGTAATTAATGCATTAATTGTTCTctgcaatttatattttatactgaaCTCTTTACATGTCCTCTATACTCACCAACATGCCACCAGCAAAGAGAGCAAATTTAGTAGAGTTAGAATGCAGACATATCTGGTGCTCTCCAGGGGTATGAGAAGTGAAGGTGAAACGTCCCTCTGAACCGTACTGACGAGAAAGAATGACCTAAAAGGAATGACAAGTTGAAATGCATTAGTACAGCCTAGGAGATCTACACAGAGCAGCAACGGGAAACAaatgctacacttactttatcaTCTGGATCCTTCACCTCCACAAACATGCCAAGCCCAGGTGTTGCTGGCAAATATTCTTCCCTCTGCTTGTCATACAGCTGGGTGCGGTAGTTACCTGCAATATCATAAAGATTAATATGAACACTCCATTGTCTTGTACTGGTTTCCTTAATTGCAATTATTTAAAGGTAcatcactgaaaaaaaaataactgcagtTTATGTTTAGTATTTCCAGTGTAAGTCTGTTCAAAATCTGTATATGGTctaccaaaaaataaaattggaagaAATGAGAGGTCGAGTGCACGCACACACAACATTCAATAAAACTTCCATTTATgaaattgtttacattttatgttCCAGTAAATTGAAAATTAAAGTCGCTTTATATAAATGAGTTGATAAAATGTATTGCTACAGACAAAATACTGAACAGTGCTTATAAGTGCCCAAGTACACCTAAACAATATCAAGGCAGAGCAACATTTCGCAAAAGATTGGCTTTAAAAGAGTAATACTTTTTTTAATAATCATATAACCTAAAAACAGCAATACATATCCCATATCAAAAAAGTGTAgaaaagttttgaaaaaaatgtagTTGACATAAAAAGGAGCATACATAATCAATGGGGTGGAAAACTAGTTAGAAAGTGATATGTAAAAATcagatgcaatttttttattatagcaaAGGTAATTATGAGATGATTTACATTTACTACATATCAAACTTTTTCCTATTGTTTATATATGCTCCAGTTTAAGTCTGTCAATTAAAACTGATCTTTTTATTGCTACATCATTTGAAGTGTTGCTGTTTGTGATTAAAAAATTTTTACGTCAATCCTTTGCAGCAAGTTGTTCTGTCATATTGATGATTTAATGGTGTACTTAGGTAGTATTAGTGCTGTTCTTAAacaatttgccttttttttttaagaagagtTTTAAAGGGAATGTCAAGCCCCCTAttggtatttatatattttcagtttATCTAAATACATAATCCTGGTTATATTGTGAATGTAGCAcctgaatacatttgtatatgttttttattttcgcCTGTAAAATTGTATCCATACGTAAAAGCTTGAAAAGCTGATCAGACAGAGAAATGTGATTTTTCCTACACAAAACAGAatcatagggcagcacagtggcctagtggttagcacttctgcctcacagcactggggtcatgagttcgattcccgaccatgactttatctgtgtggagtttgtatgggtttcctccgggtgctccggtctcctcccacactccaaaaacatactggtaggttaattggcagctatcaaaaattgaccctagtctctgtctgtttgtctccgtgtgtgtgtgtgtgtgtgtgtgtgtgtgtgtgtgtgtgtgtgtgtgtgtgtgtgtgtgtgtgtgtgtctatattaggggaatttagactgagctccaatggggcagggactgatgtgaatgagttctctgtacagctctgcggaattagtggcgctatataaatgatgatgatgattatggttaGTAATCTCACTGGAAGACACCCAGTCAAAACCCTTTAGCAGAAAATGACTAATAAGTGACCAACAGCTCGTAGTCCGCTGCAAAGCACATGGAAAGAATATGTCAAATATATCATTCTATAGAAgtatgggaacttttacatatatatttgcacatTAAATAAACAGCTCTATTAACAATTACTAGTATTTTagttttagtggtcctttaagctGAAAATAACTATCTGCAGTTGATTGCTGGTTTGTTACTGTACTACTCAAAGGACAAACAAAAACAGATTTGGCCTAACCAAAGTGCACCAGCATTCAGTTTAtagactaaataaaaaaatagaaaggtACTACGTGTAAGCACCTGttgtaaacaaacaaaaccatACAAGTACACCttggcaataaatatatattttttaatcactGTACATAAGTAGTTTTTGTTCCTTTATTGACACTCTTGTTGGGTTTAAACGTTCTCCATCCTTAAGCACTTTTGAAATGGATATAcaataatgaaaagcaacaggatTTATATGGTTGAAAATTTATACTGCCATTGACCTTATGAACTATATTGAGGCAATGCACTAAACATAGAAGGAATAAAATAATAAGGCATCAAATACATAACATCATTAACATTGAATGTTCATTTGATACACTGCCAGGACAGAGTCagatatacattataaataacacAACTAGAAAGGATTGTAAAATGTCACTCACTGAACGTAAATTGCCATTACATAGATATATAGTAAAGTGTCACCAAGGTCCCCATTTAAACTGAAAGCTCATGTAAAGCCTCTTGTTTGGCCTTTACCCGCCCACAACTGACAGTACAAGCTCTTGTTATACGCTACGTTATCCATAATACAAGTCTAACCAGGAATAGATGCTATAAAGTCCGGTCACCGGGTGATAGACGGGTGTTGGGTGTTCTCCGCCTATCACCCAGTGGCAGGAGCTCTGCCCCACTGTGTGCATGTAAAGTCAATGAAAGGATAGGACTGGATTATTGCTCCCCAGCGTCTCACCTATCACCATGGTCTCGTCGGGGATCTCCTCAATGAAACATTTCTTCTCGGTCTCCCCGATGTGGAAGTACAGGGAGGAGGCCGGGCCCATAGAGGCGGCGAGACACAGCAGAAGCCAGGCACCAGCCATCTTCAAGTATGGCCAAATCCTCACCACCGGAAGCTGAGGTAGCTTTACACCGGCTGCCACGTCCTCCCCGCCCACCAATCAGAGGCTGGCTCGCACTCACTGCGGGGAGGTGGTTTACGGCATGACGTCATTCACAGGCAGCGGCTGCTGAAATAACTATACCGAGAAACCCTTTTCCTGAAGCTAACAGTaggcggagcagagaggagctgtCTGTGGGGGAGAAGGTGCAGACCTGGGGGTGAGAATGagcacagtgtgtgtatatatatatatatatatatatttattgtgtgtagtatatatattatgtatatgtgtTGTGTATGGTAAATGTTGGCGATTGACACAGATAATTCAGTGTTAAActaagatatatttatatagaccAATCAGCCACAACGTTAAAACCACCAACCTAATATTGTGTACgtccccctcgtgccaccaaaactgCTCTGACCTGTTGGGGCATGAActgcacaagacctctgaaggtgtcctgtggtatctggcaccaagttagcagcagatcctgaaagtcttgtaagttgtgaggtgcgGCCCCCATGGCTGGATCttgtatttccagcacatcccacagattcttgatcagattgagatctgtggaatttggaggccaagtctgcaccttgaactctttgtcatgttccccaAAACCATACCTGAACAAtggttgcagtgtggcaggacgaATTATCCTGCTgatagaggccactgccatcagttAATACCGTTCTACAAATGTGTAGAAGTCTGGAGCGATCTGCAGTAGTGCTCCAGATTGTATAAAGTGTCTGTATTGCCGGGTGGAGATCCGGTAAGGTAATCTTTCAGGATCTCATAAAGTCCAATGCATTTCACTCCTCTAGATTAGGGGCTTTTTCAGGGATAAGTTTAAGCACGTATGTGTTCTGGCAATTTGTGCTCAGACAGCAGCTGTTCAATTACAAGGATCACATTTGTTTGTGAAACCTCAGTGACAAGATCCTGCACCCTGGCCCAGGACATCCCTTCCAGGGAGGGAAGACAGAAGCTTTTCCACGGAAGATCCAGAATCACATCAAAAACGTCAGAGGAGGCTGCAGCCCCCACAAGATACATGTGAGTGTACCGAAAGGTACAGAAACACTATTTAAACTTTAGAACTGAATATTACTTTCATATTGTTGGACACTAAGTTATATGAACACTAAAAGGATTATATCCGGACCATCATCAATTTATTATATTGCGATTTTTTTAGTCTTATGAAGATTTTCTATGCACacatacattgtttttattactatatttgatAAACAAAGTTTATATCTGTTGCACTAATACTTAATATTAAATGAGTGtataacagtggttcccaaacttttggcACCCTTAGgatcaccataatttttccaaggcacctgtaagccaaaataattaccgggtagtcccgttttttaagtaattgggtcaaaataacgtaagatgtatttaggccccttcaccatcatattgtgcctcttcatcaaatcactgcccccccctcagcagcatctcactctgcccctcccccttcagcatctcactctctcccccttccctctccgttcctttacttactttcctcattttctgctgtctcctgtcctgatgtcctctctgctgctcctcactgacactgttggacgTGATgccgtcacgcccggcagtcagtgagaacagtgaggatgatccggcgctggattggtaagttcttctttttttttttttcccttcttcctTTACAAGGGCGGCtccggcacccctgtgacagcgcctcggcacccctgtgacagagcctcggcacccctgtgacagagcctcggcacccctgtgacagcgcctcggcacccctgtgacagagcctcggcacccctgtgacagagcctcggcacccctgtgacagagcctcggcacccctgtgacagcgcctcggcacccctgtgacagagcctcggcacccctgtgacagagcctcggcacccctgtgacagagcctcggcacccctgtgacagcgcctcggcacccctgtgacagagcctcggcacccctgtgacagcgcctcggcacccctgtgacagcgcctcggcacccctgtgacagagcCTCGGCACCCCAGGGGGGTGTCCTCACTAAAGACAATGCAGACAGTCATTCACCTTCGCGTTACCCAGAGCATCATTCTGCCTCCATCGCTTGTCTGTTTTCCATAGTGCGTCCTGGTGCTATTCTTTTCCAAGTTAAACGTGGTGCATGCACCCGAACgtacacatgatgtaaaagaaagcgggattcatcagaccaggccaccttcttccattgctccatggtccaattgtggtgctcacgtgcccattgtaggcgctttccgCAGTGGTCAGAGGTCAggatgggcactctgaccggtctggggctacgcagcaagctgcgacgcactgtgtgttctgacacctttctatcatagccagcattaactttggCTACtgtagctttt
This genomic interval carries:
- the TMED9 gene encoding transmembrane emp24 domain-containing protein 9 — its product is MAGAWLLLCLAASMGPASSLYFHIGETEKKCFIEEIPDETMVIGNYRTQLYDKQREEYLPATPGLGMFVEVKDPDDKVILSRQYGSEGRFTFTSHTPGEHQICLHSNSTKFALFAGGMLRVHLDIQVGEHANDYAQIAAKDKLSELQLRVRQLIEQVEQIQKEQNYQRWREERFRQTSESTNQRVLWWSIAQTFILVAIGVWQMRHLKSFFEAKKLV